In one Phyllostomus discolor isolate MPI-MPIP mPhyDis1 chromosome 8, mPhyDis1.pri.v3, whole genome shotgun sequence genomic region, the following are encoded:
- the CCR7 gene encoding C-C chemokine receptor type 7: protein MDLGKPMKSVLAVALLVIFQVCLCQDEVTDDYLGENTTVDYTLYESVCFKKDVRNFKAWFLPIMYSAICFVGLLGNGLVVLTYIYFKRLKTMTDTYLLNLAVADILFLVTLPFWAYSAAKSWTFGIHMCKLIFGIYKISFFSGMLLLLCISIDRYVAIVQAISAHRHRARVLFISKLSCVGIWMLATVLAIPELLYSGIQRSSSEQALRCSLITEHVEALITVQVAQMVVGFLIPLLAMSFCYLVIIRTLLQARNFERNKAIKVIIAVVVVFIAFQLPYNGVVLAQTVANFNITTASSCELSKQLNIAYDVTYSLACVRCCVNPFLYAFIGVKFRNDLFKLFKELGCLSQQQIRQWSSCRHIRRSSMSTEAETTTTFSP, encoded by the exons ATGGACTTGG GGAAGCCAATGAAAAGCGTGCTGGCGGTGGCTCTCCTTGTCATCTTCCAG GTGTGCCTGTGCCAAGATGAGGTCACGGACGACTACCTGGGAGAAAACACCACGGTGGACTACACGCTGTACGAGTCGGTGTGCTTCAAGAAGGACGTGCGGAACTTCAAGGCCTGGTTCCTCCCGATCATGTACTCCGCCATCTGCTTCGTGGGCCTGCTGGGCAACGGGCTGGTGGTGCTGACCTACATCTACTTCAAGAGACTCAAGACCATGACCGACACCTACCTGCTCAACCTGGCCGTGGCGGACATCCTCTTCCTCGTGACCCTGCCCTTCTGGGCATACAGCGCAGCCAAGTCCTGGACCTTCGGCATCCACATGTGCAAGCTCATCTTCGGCATCTACAAGATCAGCTTCTTCAGTGGCATGCTCCTGCTCCTTTGCATCAGCATCGACCGCTACGTGGCCATCGTCCAGGCCATCTCGGCCCACCGCCACCGGGCCCGGGTCCTTTTCATCAGCAAGCTGTCCTGTGTAGGCATCTGGATGCTGGCCACGGTGCTGGCCATCCCGGAGCTGCTGTACAGCGGCATCCAGAGGAGCAGCAGCGAGCAAGCCTTGCGGTGCTCCCTCATCACGGAGCACGTGGAGGCCCTGATCACCGTCCAGGTGGCGCAGATGGTGGTGGGCTTCCTGATCCCCCTGCTGGCCATGAGCTTCTGCTACCTCGTCATCATCCGCACCCTCCTGCAGGCGCGCAACTTCGAACGCAACAAGGCCATCAAGGTGATCATCGCCGTGGTGGTGGTCTTCATAGCCTTCCAGCTGCCCTACAACGGGGTGGTCCTGGCCCAGACCGTGGCCAACTTCAACATCACCACCGCCAGCAGCTGTGAGCTCAGCAAGCAGCTCAACATCGCCTACGATGTCACCTACAGCCTGGCCTGCGTCCGCTGCTGTGTCAACCCTTTCTTATACGCCTTCATCGGCGTCAAGTTTCGCAATGACCTCTTCAAGCTCTTCAAGGAGTTGGGTTGCCTCAGCCAGCAGCAGATCCGGCAGTGGTCTTCCTGCCGGCACATCCGGCGTTCCTCGATGAGCACGGAGGCCGAGACCACCACCACCTTCTCCCCGTAG